GGGACAGCGGCAACATCAAACGCGGCACGAATTGGTCATCGCGATAAACCGGCTTGATACCGGCTTTGGAGATACCCAGAATCGCGACTTCCGGTGCATTGATAATCGGTGTGAAGGCCGTTCCGCCGATCCCACCCAGACTGGAGATGGTAAAACTGGCACCTTGCATATCGGTGGGCTTCAGCTTATTTTCGCGCGCCAGTGCGGACAGCCTGGCCAATTCTTCCGCGATGGTAATAATTCCTTTCTGCTCGACATCCCGGATTACGGGCACAACCAATCCATTCACCGTATCGACAGCAAAACCGATATGGTAATAATGCTTGATGATCAGATTCGTTTCACCGTTGGAGTTATTATCGAGCGAAGCGTTGAATTCCGGGAATTTTTTCAAAGGTGCAATCAACGCTTTCATTAAAAAAGCCAGGAGCGTTAATTTCACTCTGTTTTCTTTACTGCTGCCGTTGCCATTGGATTCTTTCCGCAATGCTTCCAAATCAGTAATGTCGGCCTCGTCAAATTGCGTCACATGCGGAATCATCACCCAGTTGCGGTGCAGATTCGCGCCGGAAATTTGCTTGATTCGCGTGAGTGATCGTAATTCAACTGGGCCGAACTTAGCAAAATTCACTTGCGGCCAAGGCAGCAGATTCAGCGCTGCCCCCATGCCTACGCCGCCCGACTTTGCTAATTCGGCTTTTACAAAAGCCTGCACATCTTCCTTGAGAATACGGTGCTTCGGCCCGCTGCCGGTAATTAATTCGAGATTGACGCCGAGCTCCCGCGCAAAACGGCGAACCGACGGGCTGGCATGCGCTTTGGATGAATCATTGCCGACCGGTGGTCCGATTGGCAGCACTTGCAGCGGCGCTTGGTTAGCAACCGGTTTCACTTCGTGTCTCGGTTGCGGCGCGGTTTCCTTTTGCCCAGCAACCGTCTGGGAAGTCTGCGCA
The nucleotide sequence above comes from Gammaproteobacteria bacterium. Encoded proteins:
- the aceF gene encoding dihydrolipoyllysine-residue acetyltransferase, whose amino-acid sequence is MAELKKVLIPNIGDFKEVPVIEVLVKAGDIVKVEDSLVTLESDKATIEIPSPYSGVIKEVLVKAGDKVSEGNVVLTLEALVSDQAEITAQTSQTVAGQKETAPQPRHEVKPVANQAPLQVLPIGPPVGNDSSKAHASPSVRRFARELGVNLELITGSGPKHRILKEDVQAFVKAELAKSGGVGMGAALNLLPWPQVNFAKFGPVELRSLTRIKQISGANLHRNWVMIPHVTQFDEADITDLEALRKESNGNGSSKENRVKLTLLAFLMKALIAPLKKFPEFNASLDNNSNGETNLIIKHYYHIGFAVDTVNGLVVPVIRDVEQKGIITIAEELARLSALARENKLKPTDMQGASFTISSLGGIGGTAFTPIINAPEVAILGISKAGIKPVYRDDQFVPRLMLPLSLSYDHRVIDGATAARFTTHLSEVLTDMRLALL